One Deltaproteobacteria bacterium genomic window, GCTGTTAACATGACATATTGACGTTGCCACGACAGGAAATTCCCCGCGCCCTGACACAAACCGTGCCGCAATGCCAATAAGTGAGCAATTACCAGACCACCGCTGTCCCGGCTCGTCTCCCGACCGCAGGCTCCAAAAGAAACCCGCGGCAATGTTGTAAATTTATGGAATTGCAGTTAGTTATCGTTTCATTCTTGAGGCACATGTTGGCACTATGTTGAGTGGCAAAGTCGCAATCGTAACAGGCGGTGGCACGGGAATCGGCAAGGCGATCGCTAGGTCATTGGGCAAATCTGGCGCAGCCGTAGCGATCTTGTCCCGCAGTGCGGCGCATATTGATTCCGCGGCAGCGGAGCTGAGCCGACTCGGCCTGACAGTATTAGCCTTGCCGACGGACGTGAGAGACAAGGCCCAGATTCAACGCGCCCTCGCGGAGATCGTTGCCAAGTGGGGTGGAATCCACATTCTCGTGAATAACGCCGGCATCTCAGGCCTGAGCCCCATCGACGACGAGGACGACAGCAAGTGGCATGACATCATCGCGACCAATCTAAACGGCATGTATCTGATCACCAAAGAGGTGTTAAAACATATGCCGGACAACGCCGGCGGGCGGATCATCAACATCTCATCGGTGCTCGGCAAATTCGGTGTGCCTGGCTACACCGCTTACTGTACCACCAAGCATGGCATGATCGGTTTCACCCGCGCCCTGGCGCTTGAAGTGGTTGGGCGCGGCATCACGGTCAACACCGTTTGTCCCGGCTGGGTCGAGACCGAGATGGCGACGCTGGGCATCAACGAGACCGCCGCGCTGCAAGGCATCACGCCCGCACAGTACAAAGCCCAAGCCCTAGCCGCGGTGCCGATCCAAAGATTTCTCGACGCCGACGAGATCGCCGAACTGGTCACCTACATCGCTTCCGACGCCGCCCGCGGCATCACCGGTCAAGCGATGAACATTTGCGGCGGTCAGACGATGGTGTAATGCCCTCGCCAGCCAAACGATCATCAATTCACCGTGGACGCCCAAACCCTTCAAGTTCGCAATCCCGCGACGCTAGAAATCATCACCGAACTGAAAACCACTGCTCCCGCCGACATGGCGACGATGGTGCAGCGCGGTCGTCAATCGCAATGGCTCTGGCAACAGACCAGCTTCGCCGAACGGCGCAAGATTTTTTTTCGCCTGCGCGATCTCTTGCTCGACGATAGCGACCGGTTAG contains:
- a CDS encoding SDR family NAD(P)-dependent oxidoreductase; protein product: MLSGKVAIVTGGGTGIGKAIARSLGKSGAAVAILSRSAAHIDSAAAELSRLGLTVLALPTDVRDKAQIQRALAEIVAKWGGIHILVNNAGISGLSPIDDEDDSKWHDIIATNLNGMYLITKEVLKHMPDNAGGRIINISSVLGKFGVPGYTAYCTTKHGMIGFTRALALEVVGRGITVNTVCPGWVETEMATLGINETAALQGITPAQYKAQALAAVPIQRFLDADEIAELVTYIASDAARGITGQAMNICGGQTMV